In Lolium perenne isolate Kyuss_39 chromosome 5, Kyuss_2.0, whole genome shotgun sequence, the sequence GTTGTACCACACCTGATATcctgtcccgccggacatgcgcctgccaagcagcggcggctggaagatggccgtgaaaggcattggcgtcccgccgccgccgaagccgggcacggagcaatggagggacggcatcaaggcccggcgggctcaactcactgatacgtcccaaacgtatctataatttcttatgttccatgctactttattgatgatactcacatgttttatacacactttatgtcattattatgcattttctggcactaacctattgacgagatgccgaagagccagttgttgttttctgctatttttggtttcagaaatcctacaaaggaaatattctcggaattggacgaaatcaacgcccagggtcttatttttccacgaagcttccagaagaccgggggagatacgaagtggggccacggggcgccgaccccataggccggcgcggccagaggggggcccgcgccgccctatgatgtggggcccccgtgcctcctccaaccctacctttccgcctacttaaagccttcgtcgcggaaaaccccagtaccgagagccacgatacggaaaaccttccagagacgccgccgccgccaatcccatctcggggtattcaggagatcgcctccggcaccctgccggagaggggaatcatctcccggaggactcttcatcaccatgatcgcctccggattgatgtgtgagtagttcacccctggactatgggtccatagcagtagctagatggttgtcttctcctcgttgtgctatcacgttagatcttgtgagctgcctatcatgatcaagatcatctatttgtaatgctacatgttgtgtttgttgggatccgatgaatatggaatactatgtcaagttgattatcaatctatcatatatgtgttgtttatgttcttgcatgctctccgttgctagtagaggctctggccaagttgatacttgtaactccaagagggggtatttatgctcgatagtgggttcatgtctccattgaatctgggggagtgacagcaacccctaaggttgtggatgtgctgttgccactagggataaaacatcaatgctttgtctaaggatatttgtgttgattacattacgcaccatacttaatgcaattgtctgttgtttgcaacttaatactggaaggggttcggatgataatctgaaggtggactttttaggcatagatgcatgctggatagcggtctatgtactttgtcgtaatgccctgattaaatctcatagtactcatcgtgatatatgtatgtgcattgttatgccttctttatttgtcaattgcacagctgtaatttgttcacccaacatgctatttatcttatgggagagacaccactagtgaactgtggaccccggtccattctttacatctgaaatacaatctactgcaatacttgttctttactgttcttcgcaaacaaacatcatcttccacactatacatctaatcctttgtttacagcaagccggtgagattgacaacctcactgttacgttggggcaaagtactttgattgtgttgtgcaggttccacgttggcgccggaatccctgatgttgcgccgcactacactccgccaccaacaaccttcacgtgttccttgactcctactggttcgataaccttggtttcttactgagggaaaacttgctgctgtacgcatcacaccttcctcttggggttcccaacggacgtgtgtcttgcaCGCCATCACTCACCGCCGAGGACAACGACATGGGCGGCCAAGGACAACGACATGGGCGGCCAAGGACAACGACGACTGGTGGGCCACGTACTTCAAGgccaagtacgacgtcgagatgcacagcaccacCGGCCTCATCGGCGGGCCCTACAGCTGGAACAGggacggccgcgccctgttctggggcattccggggcgcaccctcgacagcgtcatccgcggcatccgcaacggcgctccaaggttggagacgccgccgtcaccgccaccatctcctcgaggaggaccaccgcaatggcagccgaggaggaccacgtactcgtcctcctcgaactcttcttcctcaggaccggcccgatcgacgccgtcctcgtcgtaccgctcggcaccctacaccgtccccaaacgtctggtgaaggaggagccggcgacgcccatcAACACGAGGAATGGCGGCAGCGGCATCCGGCGGCAGCAAGAGAGGCGTGGcaccgccctcctcatcccgaagcctgaggtgaaggaggagccggaggaagtgTCGCAGGCGgcactgctggcggagtacgagcggcagcagcggctcatcgccagcagtgaCGACCctgaggactgcccagggctgcgagcggcgttcttggcgtcgctcaacgacaaggacgcctggaggggcgacgtcGAGACGGCGATCGACATGTCCATCTGCGACTCCAgcaagccgctcgtggacctcactGACGATGGCGAGGCAGGGCCAAGCggcctggtgaaggacgagcccgtcgacgagcccgacgtgcgcgtcaagcaggaggtcatcaccgacgacatgtacaacttccaccagtactacgatGCCTCCGGCCACCGCAAGaacttctagattaggtttagtttaaatttagtcaaatttcgttcgaatctatgtaatatatgccAAGTTTGGATGAATCTAATCGAATCTCGCTTAAGTTTAAAATTCCCGAAATTttatttgggggacgcgactgggaagcgacgtccccaaacgcggcacgaacgaaacatgtcccccaaacgctcaatctggcacggtttgggggacggtttgggggacgcgactggagatgctctcaagGGTGGTAGGGCGTCGAAAACTTTTGCTCCAACAGACACGCGAAATAGCACGCGCTATATTTTTTGCCATGCGGGATAAATCATCTGCACCGCTGTTATGGCCCTCGGCGCAACTCCTCCAGTTTCATGGGTGTGCGCGCCCGCCCGAACCAGCGGTgctcgcctcaccctcggcaccttcgccactatggagcaggcggcgCGCGCCTACGGCGCGGCAGCATGGCGCCTCGGGCGCCATCACCAGCAGCTCAATTACAAGGATTGCACCTCGCTTGAGGAGGCGGAGTTCTTGGCCGGCTTCGACAACCTCGTCACCGCCGAGCAGCGCCTCCGCCGCCAGCAGCTTCAGCGTCGCCTCGCCATTGCGGAGACGGATGAACGCACCATGGAAGCGTGGGCCGCCACCTTCCCGCAGGACGTCTTGGACGAGCATGCCTTCTATGCGCAGAAGAAGGCGGAGCGCAGGGCGAATAAGTAGGTCATTCGTGCGTGCAAGCGGTTTATCGAGGCGCAGGAAGCCGGCCTAAGGACCATCGATGAAAATGATGAACGTTGGCCGGATGTCATAGTCGTCGGGATCATTGCATTGCAACTTCTCCAATTTTTAGATGTATTGTATCCGTTTAGTTAATTATTGTTCTTGTCGTTGTTTTAAAACCTATTTTTAGTCATATGTTTGATCTTATTTTAAATCATATGTATGCAAAACTTGTTTTTGACGTTGTGTTTTACAGCGCCTGGTAAACCACTGTTTTCCGCTATATTTTTTCGCGCGTCTGAAAATCTAGAGACACGTCCACACCTAAAAAAGTGAAAACCGGAAGGTGCGCGCGTTTGTTAGAGATGCTTTTACATGTAAAGGAAGGAAATACTGGCTACCGCCAAGAGATTTGCCAACACCGCAATGGCgatgttggaggaaaggcaagaGGCAGAAGAAGTGATGGAGAATTTCCTCAAAAGAGAGCGCGAACATGTAGAATACTTCGAAGAGGCCAAATCACTCCGACGAGGAGGGAAGCCATCATCGACGATGCCGGCAAGGAAGTAGATAGGATCCGTCGGGAAGTCATTGGCCCTTGGAAGATCAATTTTGCAACCCCCATCGATCAACAGCCGCtcacaactccaaaggataatatgaagaaGGCCGCGGAGCTTTTGGCCAAGAAAGATGAGGAAATCAACATCAACCACCTCCGCACACTCGTTGCTTCAGTAATGAAGCAACATagtaaggcagacacttcgcgcaggttggaatccaacccggaactatgtgtatccaccgcgcagaaggacgcctcggGTAGGAAGCATCgtgatgatgaatcgcgcactggatccacggagcgcagaaggagaaccagagaacacccaaatctgaTCCCCGCACCTTCGAAACACCTCCGAAGGGCCCAAAAAAGGGAAACGATCCGATGTACACTGGTAGGGACAAGTACCACAACCCATCACCTACGCCGCGAAacccgcgtcctcctccgccacctcgccgccgtagtccagtcggaaacaccagaccccatgggcctggttGAATTAATATTCGTGACAACATGGTCCCTCAGAGGAATCAGAACACGgagcgtgatacgtccaaaacgtatctactttcccgaacacttttgctattgttttgcctctaattagtgtattttggatgcaactaacacagactaacgctgttttcagcagaactgctctggtgtctcatttttgtgcagaaatccaactttcaggaaaatcctcggaatttatgcgaaaggtcttattttcccgggagattgacggagccagaagggcaagccaggtggaggcccgagggccccacacactaggccggcgcagcccaggaggggggcgcgccgccctgttgtgtggccccctcggctggcctccgacgccctcctttggactacttaacgccttcgacctaaaaacgcacggggggtaagaagaaatcgccagaagacatccagtacgccgccaccgtcgcgaaactccgtctcgggaccagaaactccgttctggcactccgccgggacggggaattagaggagatcatcgccatcatcaccaccgacgcctctccatcgaccagccatgtttcccccatccatgtgtgagtaattcccccgctgtaggctgaaggggatggtagggattggatgagattggtcatgtaatagcataagattgttagggcatagtgcctagtgtccgtaattggtacttttatgatattgctgcaacttgttatgcttaatgcttgtcactagggcccgagtgccatgatctcagatctgaacgtgTTATCAATTCattatgatattcattgctttatgatcttacctgcaagttgtatacacgtattgctgtccggaacccgaggccccaaagtgacagaaattgggacaaccgaaggggatggcggtgatatgaggatcacatctgttcacggagtgttaatgctttgctccggtgctctattaaaaggagtgccttaatttccagtagattcccctagaggcccggctgccaccggctggtaggacaaaaggtgttgtgcaagtttctcattgcgagcacgtacgactatatatggaacacatgcctattgattgattagtacttggacaccgttttattattatctgcaaatgtcctgcttcgattgttacatgagtttctctcatccatgcaatgcccgttcatccatccctgtgcctatagtattttaatcctgctgtttactataatcactactgctgtctttgttactctactgctgttatttcactactgctactgctataaaactgttactactgataaactcttgcgagcaagtctgtttccaggtgcagctgaattgacaactccgctgttaaggcttacaagtattctttgtctccccttgtgtcgaatcaataaattgggttttacttccgtgAAGACCcatttgcgatcccctatacttgtgggtcatcaaaactattttctggcgccgttgccggggagcatagctttatttgcaagttcacttggattgatattgttcgctgcaaattctccatcatgggtaaacctcgtgatactaaagtcgccatattaccatccactacaagaaaaggtacaactctgagtacctctgctgctcttgattcaccatctgtgattgataaacttgtttcaccaccacatgcttcacatgctggtacttctgctagatctgaaaattcctctcataattttgatgatgcttctgctgtgcttgataatgatggttcattaggatcttttctagatgctacaattgctaggtctagacaaattgaaaatactgaaactcctaatgaaaatgctgctacacctgttaattcacctgagtctgttgaatactctagtgatgatcttgatgaagattatgtagaacttgatgatgattttattgataaatgcaatgctactactgatgcaagaaaaattaaaaagttgcttgcacaacatactgttagatataaactgtctcctgatcctaaatttgccacatctcctataaacattaaggataaggattatgatttttctcttgatttgtctcatatatctattgttgagaaaacacctttttgtggtactgaaaaagaaagtgctgtagaacacatgatcgagctatctactctgagtagcttattttctgatgatgttaagaagcgtacttatttcgttgctaaaattttccctttctcattaaaggatgatgctaaaacttggtataatagtttgccacctgattctattaatagtccaaaagaattgcttgatgttttcttccggagatactttcctgctagtgctcaacatattgctttgcagagaatttataattttgatcaggaagatggagagaaattgcctgaggcttgggctagattttgctctcttattagagctcggcctgaacatgatttggaaaagcatgatttacttgatatattttatagtggactaaccattgagtctagggcatacctggatagttgtgctggttgtgttttcaggaaaagaactccagacgacgctgaagaattattggctagaataggccggaatcatgatgattggtctacacctgaagcaactccgacaccaatattgaagaagaggggtatgattaaattaaatgatgaagatatgagggaagccaagaattcTCTTAAAGAGaatggtattaaatccgaagatgtgaagaatttacctcccatagaagatttatgtaagatcactcccccttcatccatgattgagatacactctcttgaacgctttactagagaagatattccgtattcaaaacctcctgctcaatgcttagatgagtttgataattatattgttaagcaaagtaatttcaatatgagagtagagaatcatttaatggaaaattctcaagctattagtgaattgcatgatattgtggagagaacctccaatgatgttaagatacttgttaaacattttcaaatggttcaaactcaaattgatcaactcactaaagtgcaaaatgacttgttaaaaaataattctaaagaaaaacatgcttatgaagtaacaactagaggcggtgtttctacccaggatcctctatatcctgaagggcatcccaaaagagttgaacaagattctcaacgaactgaaactagtgctccttctaagaaaaagaaaaagaaacataaaactgttgtagaatcctctgagcctgttaatgatccaaatagtatttctatttctgatgctgaaactgaaagtggtaatgaacatgataaagataatgataagaatgatgcttctgataaagaagaggttgaagaggaacctgaaaagcatgctaaaaataaaaagtatactaaagaagattttattgctaagaaacatggtaatgaaagggaaccttgggttcaaaagcaaatgccttttcctgctaagaaactaaaatcaaaggaagaagaacattataataaattttgcgattggatgaaacctttattcctgcaaatacctttgactgatgctattaaattgcctccttattcaaagtatatgaaagatattgtctctaacaaaaggaaaattcctaatgaggagatttccactatgcttgctaattactctttcaatggtaaggttccaaagaagcttggcgacccaggtataccgactattccttgttctattaagaataattatgtaagaactgctctatgtgatttgggagcggatgttagtgttatgcctttctctctttataagagactttatttagataagttgataccgaccgatatatctttacaaatggttgataaatctactgctattcctgttggtatatgtgaggatgttcctgttcaagttactaataattgcttgatattaactgattttgttgtgttggaaatgcctgaagatgataatatgtctattattcttgggagaccttttcttaacaccgcaggggctgttattgattggaataaaggaaaggttactttcaatgttgatgacaaggagcataccgtttattttcccaagaggattgagaaagcatgtggagttaatacaatttctaatgtgagaactatcaaagtggggaccattgattgtcctatatatgagcctaaagaagaatatcaaactcttgtgattggatccatatcaatacaatacaaggtaacatgattgatttgaggtttaattcttcttatgctatgtaaaatttatttggtggcaagacttgatcaaccttgttaacaaattcattttatatgcatagaggagctaaacaacatctctttcttcctccacttgatctacttgctgtagcacttttgttttgcaaagttctttagttaattagagatttcaaaatctttttccgcccagtaataataaaattgacacccagaaatgtgcatttttcaaagttttcaaaaattcacaaaaattacacCATTGGTTCTATTTTTCGACGAgacacctgggaacacctggggatgactagtggggcaccccagggtggcaccccacaggccggcgcggccaaggaggggggcgcgccaccctggcgtgtgggcccctccttgccccaccacttcatctcttcctcccactctcttctctctcccgaaaaaactcgcaccaggttcctctcactcgcatttctgttcaagagctccagatttctcgatctctttgctcaacccagatttctgtctgaaatttggcacatttgctctccggtatgtgactcctccgatcatccaagtagaattttgtttggttgagtatatcttgaatattttgctactgtaggtaacatgtttagtgagcttacatgcttgttctaagtggtaaaaactagttttgatgcatgattagtactctagcaagttcctatggtagtttccctcaattatatgtcaccaaataaattttataatgattgttgaaaaatttcagaaaatggaagggagtaggcaccaactcaaccaacaagaattggaggtgcaacaggttatgagagttcatcgcgaagaaggagtataccccgcttactacctgatacgtctccgacgtatcgataatttcttatgttccatgccacattattgatgatatctacatgttttatacacattatatgtcatatttatgcattttccggaactaacctatggacgagatgccgaagtgccagttcctattttctgctgtttttggtttcagaaatcctagtaaggaaatattcttggaattggacgaaatcaacgcccagggtcctatttttccacgaagcttccagaagtccgaaggggaaacgaagtggggccacgaggtggggacacagtagggcggcgcggcccaagccctggccgcgccggcctagtgtgtggccccaccaggactccaccgaccttgcccttccgcctacttaaagtctccgtcgcgaaaaccctaccacgttcgacgaaaccagagaaaaccttccagagccgccgccatcgcgaagccaatatctgggggacaggagcctctgttccggcacgccgccgggacggggaagtgcccccggaaggcttctccattgacaccaccgccatctccatcaacgctgctgtctcccatgaggagggagtagttctccatcgaggctcggggctgtaccggtagctatgtggttcatctctctcctatgtacttcaatacaataatctcatgagctgccttacatgattgagattcatatgatgatgcttgtaatctagatgtcattatgctagtcaagtgggttttacttatgtgatctccggagactccttgtcccacgtgtgtaaaggtgacagtgtgtgcaccgtgtgggtctcttaggctatatttcacagaatacttattcactgttatgaatggcatagtgaagtgcttatttatatctctttatgattgcaatgtgttttgtatcacaatttatctgtgtgctactctagtgatgttattaaagtagtttattcctcctgcacggtgtaatggtgacagtgtgtgcatcgtgtagtacttggcgtaggctatgattgtgatctgttgtagattatgaagttaactattgctatgatagtattgatatgatctattcctcctttcgtagtgtgaaggtgacagtgtgcatgctatcttagtacttggtttggttatgttgatctgttatgcactctaaggttatttaaatatgaacattgaatattgtggagcttgttaactccggcattgagggttcgtgtaatcctacacagttagtggtgttcatcatccaacaagagggtgtagaatctagcatctatctatttattctgttatgtgatcaatgttgagagtgtccactagtgaaagtatgatccctaggccttgttcctaaatactgctatcgctgcttgtttactgttttactgcatctttacttcctgcaatattactaccatcaactgcacgccagcaagcacttttctggcgccgttactactgctcatattcattcataccacttgtatttcactatctcttcgccgaactagtgca encodes:
- the LOC127299553 gene encoding uncharacterized protein, which codes for MALGATPPVSWVCAPARTSGARLTLGTFATMEQAARAYGAAAWRLGRHHQQLNYKDCTSLEEAEFLAGFDNLVTAEQRLRRQQLQRRLAIAETDERTMEAWAATFPQDVLDEHAFYAQKKAERRANK